AATTGCTAGCAGTAGGAAAAACGCGAGTTTTCAAAAATTCAAACGTTTTCAAACCCACGACAAACACGTAACTCGTTTTCAAAGCTTCTGCGAATAACAAACCATTTGcgaaattaataacgttttattAAAAGCAACATTTAAAAGTACATGTCCCACGTTATGAATGAGTAATAAGACTTTAAATCGACTTTTCCATCTATACAAAGAGTCTAGTTAAAGAGGGGGTTTTTAAATGACAAGTCTtagttttcaaaaaacacttcaatgtaacatcgccagattcggccataacgtctaggccaggtttggggtgttacagtacaccAAGCGACGTCTATTGCCAACACGGGAGGGTCCCAGAGAGAAGCTTTCCATATGTAACAGTTGTGGAAAGAGCCATACTAGCGTATGCTGGAGGGTCATTGAGGGATGTTTTAATTTTGGAGTCTAAGACAATTTTAAGAGGGATTTCCTTGTAAGAGTAGAAGGAAATAAATGAGCAATCTGTGCAGGTGGTTAAAGAGCCCTAACCGGAAATGAAATCAGGGACGGTGGTTAAATCAGGGTCAGTTTAGGAAACTCTAAGAAGAAATACAACCAGACCCAACCTGAAAGCTTCATCCAGAGTGTATGTCATGTAGGCAAAAGAGGATGCCAAAGCTCCCGACGTTATTACAGATAACTTTTCTTTATTTGACGCTTGCATACATGTATTAATGGACTCtgggtctactcattcttatatttgtgaTAAGTTTGTAATGGGGCAGAGTCTTAGAGTTGCCCTTACAGAGGTTAGTATGTTAGTCACCAACCTCCTAGGTCAGAGCATTATAGTAAATAAAGTGGTAAAAGACTGTTCGCTGAGCTATGGCGGGCATGTATTtctagtgaatttgatgcttttggTTTTTTGTAAGTTCGACACCATATTGGGACTAGATTGGCTGACGAGGCATAGCGTTGTGGTTGAGTGCAAGTCCCGAGGGGTATGGTTAATATCTGCATCTCTTCATACGTATGAAATTCCACGGACGAAATTTATTTCTAAGGTAGGGGAGTTGTTATACCTTGGTTTGGTGAATGAGGTCAGTTTAGGTGACTACGTAGGCAAAGACCGCCTAAGTTGCGAGGCTTAGACTGTATAAAGTTGGTAGCTTCATGGCAGAATGCTACAAAGAACTTTACTGATACTGCGGAGTATCAGTTCGAGTGATAGCAAGATTATAGTTAGGGCGAGGACCTTATTAGGTGGACTTTCCCATTAATAAGATCGCCACCCATGTTTTAGTGTCGTTACTTAAGTAAGTATGATGACTTgttatagaaaattttaatttttcgttgTGTAACAAAATCAATTTCTAAACCAAAATTTTCTAACATATTGTTTTTGCTTATTTGGTTGAATTTTTTTATAGATGACATTATAGGTTAGGTCATTTGAAATAtagaaaattaaatgaaatgcATAAGCTagatttaatttctatttttaataattacatggataaatgaaataaatgcaTGAGACTAAAATTATCTAAAATCCTTTCCTTATggttaaaagtaaaacaaaaataCTTGATTTGATATACAGTGATCTATGTGCCATTCAAAGCACTCCTCTATTGGGAGGAAAGAAATATTTGGTCTTATTTATTGACGATTATTCTTGATATTACTATGCATATTTGTTACATTCAAAGGATAAAGAGTTTGATAGATTTAAAAGTTACAAATATGAAGTTGAGCTTCAATGTAAATCATTATAAAGTGTTTTAAATAAGATGATGATAAGAATATTATAACGTAAGTTATTTTGAATCCACCAAATTTATCTATCAAGTTTCAACTCCATACATACcataacaaaatggtgtataacaCCTTTATTGAAAAAAGTTCATCTCTTATgtaaaatgaaagaaaaggaaatcAAACCTTCATTTCTATGAAACCCTAGACTCAAATTCAAGTTCGAAGGAGAGAATTGGATTCTACTATGAAAGAATGGGAAGATATTTATAGCAAACCCTTgaattaaatttgaaaaaaaaaataaatgataataatcagtaaattaatttagaaataaaattattaaaataggaaataaattagGTTAGAAAAGAAGTGAGAATTCTTGTAGAAGTAGGATTTGAGTAGCGTTGCTTGAAACGCAAGGAATGGATGGTTCTTTTCAACAATGAAGCTTCAAATTTTTTGCTTTGCACAAGTAAGGAGTTGAGTTTGAAGTATCAAATTTCCAGAATTCTCAAGAACTAATTTTGATTTAGAGAACGTAAGATAACCTTTTGATTAAGAGTTATTCCTCTAAGAAGAAATTCGACCGATTAGATAGCCTAATTAAGAGTCTTGTACGAATGACCCTTAGAGTTCTTGTACAAGCCAACTAGTGAATTAAAATAAGtactaatagtagaatttaacctTTTTCTTTAGCAGGTAGCTGTTGATTGAGTGATTGTACTTAATCTGGATCTTACAAATATCCAAATATTATAGATTTGTTGGGATTAAAAACAAAAATCAACCAAGGTTGATAGAAGTTTGAGCAGCAAGGCTCGATGCTTGCAGAGGAAACAAACAGAATCGGGCTTGAAgagcaaaaatgaaaaaaaagaaaagagagtttTCTGATGAAATCCAATGATTTCATTAACAACAATGAATAAAGGCATTGAGCCATTACATATACCAATTCATGAGTTGGTCAAAATGTGACAAACATTACCTAATCATTACCTACTACCACTAATTTCATTAAAACTTGATAAATGAAACTTGTACACTTGACAAAGCTGATTTATTAGCTCAACATTCCCTAATTACATCAAATACATCACCAACTATGTTTAAAACTAACTAGattacatgacatcaactaaacTAACAAAACAAAACAGTAGCAAAAACTTTAGTAGCTGTATGCATGGCTTAGGCTGCTTCTCTACTCTTTATCTGCTTCACATGCTGCATGCAGACCaacttcaacactcctccttagTTTGCTTGCTATAAATTCCCATTTTCCTTCTTAATTCATTGAATCTTGACACACTAAGGGGCTTTGTCAAGATGTCAGCAACTTGATCTTCAGAACTACAATGAATCAGTCTCACCTCTCGAGCTTGCTCCATTTCTCTAACAAAATGAAACTTAATCTTGAAGTGTTTTGTCCTTCCATGGAGTACTGGATTCTTAGTAATTGCAATAGCAGATTGGTTGTCACAATTGATCTCTATTGCTTCCCTTTGGTGTTGATTCAAATCAGCCATGATTTTTCTTAGCCAAATGGCTTGGTTAACAGTTACTGTAGCTTCCACATATTCTGCTTCAGCAGTTGACTAAGCAACAACATTTTACTTTCTCAAACTCAAACAAAAAATGGTTGAACCAAGGGTAAACACATAACTTGAGGTGCTCTTCATATCATCTAATGATCCAACCCAATCACTATCAGTATAACCAAGCAACTTCATGCTTTCAGCCTTGGTAAACTTCAAACCAAAACTCAATGTACCTTTGATGTACCTGAGAACTCTTTTGGTAGCTTGTAAGTGCTTCTCATTATAGTAATACATGAATCTTGACAGCAGACTAACAACAAACATGATGTCTGGTCTAGTGGCAGTCAGAGATAGTAAACATCCAACCAAACTCCTATAGGTTGACTCACTAACCTTTTTAGAATCACATTGGCTCGATAGTTTCTCTCCAACAGCAACTGGCATGCTTGTTGCTTTGCAATTTTGCATAGAGAATTTGTTCAGAATCTTTGAGGAAAAAGTCTTTTGACTTAAGAAGATTCCATGCTGAGTTTGTAACACTTCCATGCCAAGGAAGTAAGCCATTTTTCCCAAATCAGACATCTTAAACATTTGATTTATTTTCTCCTTAAAATTAACCAATATAGCACGATTTCCTCCTGTCACTAGCAGTTCATCCACATACAAGGATTCATTAGCTCTATTTCAATACCTTCTCTTTTGATATACAAGTTTGGCTCACTGATGCTCATTTTGAATCCTAGGCTAGTTAGATAGCTGTCGATTCTATCATACCAGGCTCTTGGTGCCTATTTCAAGCCATACAAGGCTTTCTTCAGCTTGTAGACATTgtcttcttttccttcaactttaAACCCGTCAGGCTATTCAATATAAATTTTTTTCCTCAAGATAGCCATTGAGAAAGGCTAATTTTACATCAAACTGATGAACTTTCCACTGCTTTTGTGCGGCCAAGGCAATTAGCAGCCTAATAGTGTCAAGCCTGGCCACTGGTGCAAAGGTTTCAAGGTAGTCAATGCCATATTTCTGGCTGAACACTTTCACTACCAGCCTTGCTTTCAGCTTGTTCAAACTTCCATCAGCGTTGTGTTTGGCTCGAAACACCCACTTCACTCCTATGACCTTCTTGTTGACTGGTTTTAAAACTAGTTCTCaggtcttttttttttcaatcatgCTGATTTCATCAACCATAGCCTGTTTCCAGCCTTGCTGAGCTTCAGCCTCTTCAAAACAGCTTGGTTCAACTACAGCTAGTTGTGCTCTTTTATATATCTTAGCCAATGGTCTAGTGCCCCTGATTAGTTCATCATCAATGTCTATTTCAAGACCATTTTGATTAGCTTTAGTTTGACCTGCCACAAGATCTTCAGCAGCAGCCTCTGGCTCATTCTTATCCCAGTTCCAGCTTGACTTCTCATCAAATACAACATATCTGTTCACAAGTACTTTGTTGGATACCAGGTTGAGCTTTCTTGGCCAACTTGTCCCTCTTGACAATAGGAACATGTGCATAACAGATGCAACCAAAGACCCTCAGGTGAGTCAGTGATGGTTTGAACCCAAACCAAGCCTCAAATGGAGTTTTCTAAACTAATGCCTTGGTTGAGAGCCTGTTTTGAAGGTATACAACAGTGTTAATTGCCTCAGCCCATAAGGTTTTGGGCAAGTTTCTCTCAAACAACAAACATTTGGCCATATCCATCACGCTTCTATTCTTCCTTTCACTTACACCATTCTGTTGAGGTGTGTAAGTGTTGGTGAGCTGGTGCTTGATGCTTACTTTATCACAAAAATTCTGAAACATGGCTGAGGTATACTCAGTCCCATTATCAAACCTCAATGTCTTCAACATGCAACCTATTTCAGTTTCTGCTGTAGCTTTAAACTTTCAAAACACTGAGGCAACTTCTGATTTGTGTTTCAAGAAGTAAATCAAGCAATATCTCGAGTAATCAtcaatgaaaatgatgaaatacCTATTGCCATCCAAGGACTGTGTCTTCATGGGGCCACACACATCAGTGTGGACCAGCTGCAACAGGCATTGTTTGAAGGAAATAGCAGTCTGGCTTATTTTCCTAACTGACATACTTCACAAACTTCTTTCTTCTCAACTGAATCAGTGAAGTTTTCGACCAAGTCTTCTTTGGTTAGCTGAGCCATTGACTTGTAGTTGACATGGTCAAGCCTCTTGTGCCACAACTTGGATTCATTTGAAACAACTGTGTAGGCACTGTCTAAGCTTTTGTTCCAATCCACAACAAAACTTTTGTCAGCCATGGTCACTGACAAGAGCTTGGATCCATTTAGATCACTGATTAGGCATTCCTTGCCTTTAAATACCATAGAGTAGCCATTTTCTAACAACTAAGCTATACTGAGTAGATTTTTGTTAATTTCAGGCACCAACAagacatttgaaacaagcttgtTACCAGTGGGAGTGTTTATCATCATATCTCCTTTGCCTTCTATTTTGATGAAATGTCCATTTCCAACTTTCACTTTTGCTTTAATGCTTCTGTCAATTGACTTGAAGATGGCAACATTAGGGGTCATGTGATTTGTGCAACCACTGTCTAACAGTCACCTCTTTGTGGCCTTTTCTTTTGCAGCTGAGCAAGAAACTGCAAAGACTTGCTCTTCTTGGTCACTTTCCTCTTCTGCTACTCTAGCTTCAGCTCTAGGTTGCTGAGGTTGATTTAGCCTCTGTTTGCCTTTGTTTCTGCAGACTTTCTCAACATGACCCATCTTTTTGCAAACTTGGTACTGCACATCAGGCCTAAACCAACAGTTTACCTCTAGATGGCCAAGCCTTTTGCAATGTCTGCAAGGTTGATCTTTTCTTCTTGCACCATCTGATTTAGGCTTGTCTTTCCAGGTTTTCTTCCCCTTGTCGGCAGAGGAGCTCGAGGCTGGTCTGCTTTTGGCTTGGAAGACACCTTCTTGATGCTCTTCCAGTCTACTGGCTCTCCTTTGCTCTTGAGCATAAATAACATTGATCAGCTCTGTAAATGAGATGTTGGTCAAGTCCCTCGAGTCTTCAAGGGATGATATCTTTGCCTCATACCTTTCAGGCAAGGTTGAGATCACTTCCTCCACAATTCTTGCTTCATTAAACTGTTCTCTAAACAGTCTGATAATGTTTTCCATAGCTATGATTCTGTTTGAGTATTGCTTCACTGTTTCTTCCTCCTTCATCTTCAAGTTTTCAAAATCCCATCTCAAATTCAGTAGCTGTTGCTGTCTTGTTCTTTTAGTCCCTTGAAACTCCTCATTCAGCTTATCCCAGACCTGCTTTGGTGACTCACAAGCTATGATTATTGTGAAAATCACATTAGACACACTGTTTTGGATGCAAGACATGGCTTTGTGCCTCTTGGTTCTTTCATCTGCATGCTGCCTAATCTGAGCCACTGTTGGATTAGCTCTTACAGGTGCTGGTTCAGCATCTGAGTTGACAACCTCCCACAAGTCGAATTCATATAGGTAGGTTTTCATTTTGACTACCTATATGTGATAGCCCTCTCTATTGAACACTAGTGGTGCTGCAGGTGAGAAACCTGATGAAGACATGATTTTAAGGGTTGAAGTATAATAGGTCCACTAAGAATAGGGCTCTGATACGAATTGTTGGGATTAAAAACAAAAATCAACCAAGGCTGATAGAAGTTTAAGCAACAAGGCTCGATGCTTGTAGAGGAAACAAATAGAATCGGACTTGAAGAGTaaaaatgaaaacaaagaaaagagagagTTTTCtgatgaaattcaatgatttcaTTAACAACAACGAATAAAGGCATTGAGTCATTACATATACCAGTTCATAAGCTGGTCAAAATGTGACAAACATTACCTAATCATTACCTACTACCACTAATTTCATTGAAACTTGATAAATGAAACTTGTAAACTTGACAAAGCTGATTTATCAACTCAACATTACCTAATTACATCAAATGTATCACTAACTATGCTCAAAACTAACTAGATTACATGACATAAACTAAACTAACAAAACAAAAAAGTAGCAAAAACTTTAGCAGCTGCATGCATGGCTCGGGTTGCTTATCTACTCTTTAACTGCTTCACATGCTGCATGCAGACCAACTTCAACAAGATTTTAGCTTTTTGAACATTGTATTACAGATTAGCCGCAAATTCATAAGAACTAATGAATAAATCCCTCCTTTAATGGTTCCGAGGAAACTAAGGAAAGAGAGAGTATGACTCAGTcagcttgaaaaaaaaaaaaaaaagggggactGGTAGGAATCCAGGAGGATTTTATTTATAATGATAAAGACAAACTGCATATGTCAACGTGCATGAAATATAGACACAATTGAACAAATATCTCATTTCACGGGGGGACCCCTTAGATCCAATTGGTTACTCTACCTTATTTTTCAAACTGAAATTAGTTTCTTGTCCGTTTGTTCTTTATACCACTTTCAATCTTACTACTATACTCTGTAGCTTAATCTTCAATACAGTTTCTTGTTCGAATTTCATTGGAGATGAATAGAGCAAAATTAGAAGGAGGAGAACTTTCAAGTTCTTTGATACATAAAGAGAAACCTCGGGATGGAGTTGTACATGGTTTTTCGGGTGAAGAACTAGATGGAATTAAAACTACTTCTTCTGCAACAACCATGGTTGTTCTCAGCACCTTTGTTGCTGTTTGCGGATCTTATGTTTTTGGGACTGCTGTAAGTATATTCTTTTCACCAATGAAACCTGCTAAGTAAAGGGTTTCCCTCTTCTGCTTGGCCATGAATTTTGATTACACAGTGCCTAGATTGTTGTTTATTCATCTGTTGAAAAGCAATGAGACTTAAGAAAGTTGGGTTTTATTCAGATACACCTCTGGTAATAATTCTGTCATTTGTTTAACAAAAGATGAACTAATATACCATGATTGATTTTCCAGATTGGATATTCATCTCCTGCTCAGACGGGAATCACAGATGACCTAGGTCTCTCTGTGGCTGAGGTAAAACTGTTTCCTTTGTGTCAATTACTGACATATTCTTCCATATTTAACTGCTTGATTTTGTTTACACACAAAAAGAGTATAATTTGTACAGTATTTATGGCCTTATAATTTTGTTTCAAATACCTTATGCCAGCTTAAGCAACTGAGCAGGAGGATCATCATGGCTTTCCTATTATTGCTTCTTTTTCTGAAACTTCCGTTTTTCCTGCTTTGGTCATTGCAGTATTCCTTTTTTGGTTCAATATTGACGATTGGAGCTATGATAGGTGCAGTAATGAGTGGGAGAATAGCAGATTACATTGGTCGAAAATGTGTAAGATTTTCTAGGACATATGATTATATCTTTAATCCTAATACCAAACAGTTCTTCATGTCTTTGGCTTTCTTCAATGTTGGTTAATTTGGGTGATGCAGACGATGGGTTTCTCGGAGATATTCTGCATAATAGGATGGCTTCTGATACTATTCTCCAAGGTGTTTTCATGCCTAATTTTATTATACTCTGCCTTTTTTCATCTGTGCCTTGTATGGTCTGAAATCATAGTGCTAAATGCTAACTGCTTGTGAAAAGGCTGCTTTCTGGCTTGACTTTGGACGAATGCTGGTAGGATGTGGGATGGGCCTCCTTTCCTATGTGGTAAGCTGTGAACATATAACAATTGTACTTGACTAGCCATTCATATGTTTGAAGAAAAATATCTTATCTTGTTCACCGTAGGTTCCAGTATATATTGCTGAAGTTACACCCAAGGATATTCGAGGAGGATTTACGTCGGTCCATCAGGTAACTGCTATGCACTATTAAAGTAATTCAATATGTTCTTGTGCTTATGTACCTGATGACAATCAATTCTGCAGCTGATGATTTGTTGTGGCGTGTCGATAACTTACCTCATAGGCGCGTTTGCCACCTGGCGC
This is a stretch of genomic DNA from Gossypium arboreum isolate Shixiya-1 chromosome 11, ASM2569848v2, whole genome shotgun sequence. It encodes these proteins:
- the LOC108471707 gene encoding uncharacterized protein LOC108471707: MKTYLYEFDLWEVVNSDAEPAPVRANPTVAQIRQHADERTKRHKAMSCIQNSVSNVIFTIIIACESPKQVWDKLNEEFQGTKRTRQQQLLNLRWDFENLKMKEEETVKQYSNRIIAMENIIRLFREQFNEARIVEEVISTLPERYEAKISSLEDSRDLTNISFTELINVIYAQEQRRASRLEEHQEGVFQAKSRPASSSSADKGKKTWKDKPKSDGARRKDQPCRHCKRLGHLEVNCWFRPDVQYQVCKKMGHVEKVCRNKGKQRLNQPQQPRAEARVAEEESDQEEQVFAVSCSAAKEKATKR